The Peribacillus sp. FSL E2-0218 genome contains a region encoding:
- a CDS encoding YheC/YheD family protein, with the protein MKVRKTFPVEIAVIPGNVLFYPSELGDLEEIELIYFGQHSCPASVKQNPAINQSIVLSESLAESLKFDLTDIPLHLFIYGKTIHIGPLVGIFSSGFTGLSNKPLGERSPFFSKLLSLSRTTGCIPFVFGENVINWDEETIKGYVFENDNWHIQEFPFPNVIYDRLPNRLTENRDGPKEVKQKFQKDYTIPWFNPGFFNKWDVNERLCADEQALPYLPETYPFQSISVVETLLSHYRQVYIKPIHGSLGLGIHQILYDRHENVYYCRYTNEARENKLQKFSTLESIVKHLFHDRPLENLIVQQGISLIRSEKRPVDFRVHTNKDSNGVWQVTAIAAKIAGAGSVTTHIKSGGVIKTVAELFGDDDEAKEVERKLSEAALLLSESMEKHLDGIIAEIGFDFGLDKKGQVWMFEANSKPGRSIFSHPKLKEFELLTRKLSLDYAIYLTEQTITNAISVQR; encoded by the coding sequence ATGAAAGTGAGAAAGACTTTTCCTGTCGAAATCGCCGTCATCCCTGGCAACGTTCTCTTTTACCCTTCAGAACTTGGAGATCTGGAAGAGATCGAATTGATATATTTCGGACAGCATTCATGTCCTGCCAGTGTGAAACAAAACCCGGCCATCAATCAATCCATCGTCCTATCGGAAAGTCTCGCGGAATCGTTAAAATTCGATTTGACCGATATCCCCCTTCATTTATTCATTTACGGCAAGACCATCCATATCGGTCCTTTGGTAGGTATTTTTTCTTCAGGTTTCACTGGCCTGTCAAACAAACCTCTAGGTGAAAGATCGCCATTTTTCTCAAAGCTTCTTTCCCTTAGCCGGACTACAGGCTGCATCCCCTTCGTTTTTGGGGAGAATGTCATCAATTGGGATGAAGAAACAATCAAGGGCTATGTGTTCGAGAATGATAATTGGCACATTCAGGAATTCCCATTTCCTAACGTCATTTATGATCGGCTTCCCAACCGGTTGACCGAAAATCGCGACGGCCCTAAAGAAGTGAAGCAGAAATTCCAAAAAGACTATACCATTCCTTGGTTCAATCCGGGGTTTTTCAATAAATGGGACGTAAATGAAAGATTATGTGCAGATGAGCAGGCACTGCCATATCTGCCTGAAACTTATCCATTTCAATCCATATCCGTGGTAGAGACGCTTCTTTCCCATTATCGTCAGGTTTATATCAAGCCCATTCATGGCAGCCTCGGCCTCGGCATTCACCAGATCCTTTATGATAGGCATGAGAATGTTTACTATTGCCGCTATACAAATGAAGCAAGGGAGAATAAATTACAAAAATTCTCCACACTGGAATCAATCGTTAAACACCTATTTCATGACCGACCGCTAGAGAATCTTATCGTCCAGCAGGGCATCTCACTCATCCGTTCCGAAAAAAGACCAGTCGATTTCCGGGTTCATACTAACAAGGACAGTAATGGCGTATGGCAAGTAACCGCAATTGCTGCCAAAATTGCCGGCGCAGGCAGTGTTACAACCCATATTAAAAGCGGCGGGGTCATCAAAACGGTTGCCGAACTGTTTGGAGATGACGATGAGGCAAAAGAAGTGGAACGCAAACTATCTGAAGCAGCACTGTTATTAAGCGAAAGCATGGAAAAGCATCTGGATGGCATCATAGCGGAAATCGGATTTGATTTTGGGTTGGATAAGAAAGGGCAGGTTTGGATGTTTGAAGCGAATTCCAAGCCAGGACGCTCCATCTTCTCCCATCCCAAACTGAAGGAATTCGAATTGTTGACCAGAAAGCTCAGCCTCGATTATGCCATTTATTTGACTGAACAGACGATTACAAACGCCATTAGTGTGCAGCGATGA